One window of the Streptomyces sp. NBC_00654 genome contains the following:
- a CDS encoding DUF5987 family protein yields the protein MRSENERVAPDGELRTITLEAYADTIVPGQKRHDGDRAIAGVATGGGAVQAGALELLQWDATGIHDGLDDLARLVNEHATAYAAERSIALDPSVPPFVALEYDDRAALILLLTTPGHPEKDFWVMLSLFCNMAFDSAAHLPTAQALADGHPGLAAMGLSHPDADGLWRFKDFGYGRELARLHPDTTPSGSPA from the coding sequence TTGCGAAGCGAAAATGAGCGAGTGGCGCCGGACGGCGAACTCCGGACCATCACCCTGGAGGCCTATGCCGACACCATCGTTCCCGGGCAGAAGCGTCATGACGGTGACCGCGCCATCGCCGGAGTCGCCACCGGCGGCGGCGCGGTCCAGGCCGGAGCACTGGAACTCCTCCAGTGGGACGCCACCGGCATCCACGACGGGCTGGACGACCTGGCCCGCCTGGTCAACGAGCACGCCACCGCCTACGCGGCGGAGCGGAGCATCGCCCTCGACCCGTCCGTACCGCCCTTCGTGGCACTGGAGTACGACGACCGTGCCGCCCTGATCCTGCTGCTGACAACCCCCGGACACCCGGAGAAGGACTTCTGGGTGATGCTCTCCCTCTTCTGCAACATGGCCTTCGACTCGGCGGCCCATCTGCCCACCGCACAGGCCCTGGCGGACGGCCACCCCGGTCTCGCCGCCATGGGCCTCTCGCACCCCGACGCGGACGGGCTCTGGCGCTTCAAGGACTTCGGCTACGGCCGTGAACTCGCCCGACTCCACCCCGACACCACGCCCTCCGGGAGCCCAGCATGA
- a CDS encoding prephenate dehydrogenase/arogenate dehydrogenase family protein, with protein MTSTRPDRVIVIGCGLIGTSVALALTRAGVRVALDDVDTAALDEACRMGAGTALTEDTPVADLVVIATPPSAVVDTLYRAQARGLGRAYTDVASTKEHIWAEAALRGSDLLGYVPGHPMAGRELSGPGAAVPDLFAGRPWILCPYPTVDPEALAAVDALVRLCGGVRRDLTPAAHDRAAAALSHVPQVVSSALAGQLAGLGPDILALAGAGVTDTTRTAGSDPALWADILGQNASVVAEAVERLAGELGSLARELRAGGSGPSDGVRELLDRGNAGRAALLAAAGTTAANTAAAGPAAGPAAPAPARTRAAAAGTRTGPPYLPPHRPYRSPLLRPGRPAGPVPRIRRFAR; from the coding sequence ATGACGAGCACCAGGCCGGATCGAGTCATCGTGATCGGCTGCGGTCTGATCGGTACGTCCGTCGCACTGGCCCTCACCCGGGCCGGGGTGCGGGTCGCCCTCGACGACGTGGACACCGCGGCCCTGGACGAGGCCTGCCGGATGGGCGCCGGGACCGCGCTGACCGAGGACACCCCGGTCGCGGACCTCGTGGTGATCGCCACCCCGCCGTCCGCCGTCGTCGACACCCTGTACCGGGCCCAGGCCCGCGGGCTCGGCCGGGCGTACACCGATGTGGCGAGCACCAAGGAACACATCTGGGCGGAGGCGGCGCTGCGCGGCAGCGACCTGCTGGGCTACGTTCCCGGCCACCCGATGGCGGGCCGGGAACTGTCCGGCCCCGGTGCGGCGGTGCCCGACCTCTTCGCCGGACGCCCCTGGATCCTGTGCCCCTACCCGACGGTCGACCCCGAGGCGCTCGCCGCCGTCGACGCACTGGTGAGGCTGTGCGGGGGCGTCCGCCGGGATCTGACACCCGCCGCCCACGACCGGGCGGCGGCCGCGCTCTCGCACGTGCCGCAGGTCGTCTCCTCCGCACTCGCGGGACAGCTCGCCGGGCTCGGCCCCGACATCCTCGCGCTGGCCGGGGCCGGGGTGACGGACACCACCCGGACCGCGGGCAGCGACCCCGCGCTGTGGGCCGACATCCTCGGCCAGAACGCCTCGGTGGTGGCGGAGGCGGTGGAGCGGCTGGCCGGTGAACTCGGCTCCCTGGCACGTGAGTTGAGGGCAGGCGGCTCCGGTCCCTCGGACGGGGTGCGTGAGCTGCTCGACCGCGGCAACGCGGGCCGCGCGGCGCTCCTCGCGGCGGCCGGGACGACCGCCGCGAACACGGCCGCGGCCGGCCCCGCGGCCGGTCCCGCCGCACCCGCACCCGCGCGCACCCGTGCGGCGGCGGCGGGCACGAGGACCGGACCGCCGTACCTGCCGCCGCACCGGCCGTACCGCTCACCGCTCCTGCGGCCCGGCCGGCCGGCGGGCCCGGTGCCGCGCATCCGCCGCTTCGCCCGGTGA
- a CDS encoding thioesterase family protein: MTTTTTDYFEYTHTVGFEETNLVGNVYYVNYLRWQGRCRELFLKQKAPAVLADVQNDLKLFTLKVDCEFFAEITAFDELSIRMRLSELGQTQLEFTFDYVKVAEGGGETLVARGKQRIACMRGPNTATVPSVIPEALAEALAPYTGRLRPLAGRAAAA, translated from the coding sequence ATGACGACCACGACCACCGACTACTTCGAGTACACCCACACCGTCGGCTTCGAGGAGACCAACCTCGTCGGCAACGTGTACTACGTGAACTACCTGCGCTGGCAGGGCCGCTGCCGCGAGCTGTTCCTGAAGCAGAAGGCGCCGGCGGTGCTGGCCGATGTGCAGAACGACCTCAAGCTCTTCACGCTCAAGGTCGACTGCGAGTTCTTCGCCGAGATCACGGCCTTCGACGAGCTGTCGATCCGGATGCGGCTGTCGGAACTGGGCCAGACCCAGCTGGAGTTCACCTTCGACTACGTCAAGGTGGCCGAGGGCGGCGGCGAGACGCTGGTGGCTCGGGGCAAGCAGCGGATCGCCTGCATGCGGGGACCGAACACCGCGACCGTGCCCTCCGTCATCCCCGAGGCCCTGGCCGAGGCGCTCGCGCCGTACACCGGCCGGCTGCGTCCGCTCGCCGGCCGGGCCGCCGCCGCCTGA
- a CDS encoding FAD-dependent oxidoreductase — MSSTAEHTDVLVIGSGFGGAIAAYHLAAGGAKVTVLERGPWLKSADFEHDYKLGSSYTRAFDFVVGDGMSILGGNCVGGGSVVYFAAMPRAPRFVFDRQGSIGRRMWPGAVSRDTLDPWYDRVEESLSVAKQDWNDVSYAGGLWAAACDHAGRTANPLAVAIDNTKCVNCNWMMAGCRFEAKQSLLVNYLPAALAHGAEIRPLHEVQHISRTSDGDYRVHYNVIHDEDYRLQAGSGVIEAKIVVMAAGAGATPVILQRSEAHLGTMPRAVGRYFSGNGERLNTAIIDEKRAAELFGLDRGDGLAYAANQIGKGPTVASWDKLDGSLPEYSRYSLEQLYFPPGLGTILAQVPDAAGPTWFGREKKEILKKWTSWLTIFSMIEDDNEGVFGPPPATGNAHRISQQMLGRGNLRYDPTKNTLGAWAASDAEVKEILEKDGLAKVMPWTNDLVGAYTVHPLSSCRMGDDPLTSALDDRNELRDHPGIFVTDGSAVPGALTVNPAMTIAALAERAVPGIVQAAQRKGISVTYGAPAPDGSRSGRKKVLPLLPTLTRT, encoded by the coding sequence ATGAGCAGCACGGCCGAGCACACGGACGTCCTCGTCATCGGCAGCGGATTCGGCGGCGCCATCGCCGCGTACCACCTGGCCGCCGGCGGGGCCAAGGTCACCGTCCTGGAACGGGGGCCCTGGCTGAAGAGCGCCGACTTCGAGCACGACTACAAGCTCGGCTCCTCCTACACCCGGGCCTTCGACTTCGTGGTCGGCGACGGGATGAGCATCCTGGGCGGCAACTGTGTCGGCGGAGGGAGCGTCGTCTACTTCGCGGCCATGCCCCGGGCCCCGCGCTTCGTCTTCGACCGGCAGGGCTCCATCGGCCGCCGTATGTGGCCGGGCGCGGTCAGCCGGGACACGCTCGACCCCTGGTACGACCGGGTCGAGGAGTCCCTCTCGGTGGCCAAGCAGGACTGGAACGACGTCAGTTACGCCGGCGGCCTGTGGGCCGCGGCCTGCGACCACGCCGGCCGCACGGCCAATCCGCTCGCCGTCGCCATCGACAACACCAAGTGTGTCAACTGCAACTGGATGATGGCCGGGTGCCGGTTCGAGGCCAAGCAGTCGCTGCTGGTCAACTACCTTCCGGCCGCGCTCGCCCACGGGGCGGAGATCCGCCCGCTGCACGAGGTGCAGCACATATCGCGCACCTCGGACGGCGACTACCGCGTGCACTACAACGTGATCCACGACGAGGACTACCGCCTCCAGGCCGGCAGTGGCGTGATCGAGGCGAAGATCGTGGTCATGGCCGCCGGGGCCGGTGCCACCCCGGTCATCCTCCAGCGCAGCGAGGCCCACCTCGGCACGATGCCCAGGGCGGTCGGCCGCTACTTCTCCGGCAACGGCGAGCGGCTCAACACCGCCATCATCGACGAGAAGAGGGCGGCCGAGCTCTTCGGCCTGGACCGGGGCGACGGACTGGCGTACGCGGCCAACCAGATCGGCAAGGGCCCCACCGTCGCCAGCTGGGACAAGCTGGACGGCTCCCTGCCCGAGTACTCCCGCTACTCCCTGGAACAGCTCTACTTCCCGCCCGGCCTCGGCACGATCCTGGCCCAGGTCCCCGACGCCGCCGGGCCCACCTGGTTCGGCAGGGAGAAGAAGGAGATCCTGAAGAAGTGGACGTCCTGGCTCACGATCTTCTCGATGATCGAGGACGACAACGAGGGCGTCTTCGGCCCGCCGCCCGCGACCGGTAACGCGCACCGCATCTCCCAGCAGATGCTCGGCCGGGGCAACCTCCGCTACGACCCGACCAAGAACACCCTGGGCGCCTGGGCCGCCTCCGACGCCGAGGTCAAGGAGATCCTGGAGAAGGACGGCCTGGCCAAGGTGATGCCCTGGACCAACGACCTGGTCGGTGCCTACACGGTCCACCCGTTGTCCTCCTGCCGGATGGGCGACGACCCCCTCACCTCGGCCCTCGACGACCGCAACGAGCTGCGGGACCACCCCGGAATCTTCGTCACGGACGGCTCCGCCGTCCCCGGCGCGCTGACCGTCAACCCCGCGATGACCATCGCCGCCCTGGCCGAACGCGCCGTCCCCGGCATCGTGCAGGCCGCCCAGCGCAAGGGGATCTCCGTGACCTACGGTGCCCCGGCCCCCGACGGCTCCCGCAGCGGCCGCAAGAAGGTCCTGCCGCTGCTGCCCACACTCACCCGGACCTGA
- a CDS encoding alkylhydroperoxidase — MRPVVRTVLRGALKQVRYVEAVPPGRARGLVAAVYTQAERDFGVLAPPLALHSPAPVALAAAWLMLRETLLVDGEASRAAKEVTATAVSEANTCSYCVDVHRATLQTLEPEPAEAEAALAAWARATGLRAADGPRVPAASAAEAAELCGVAVTFHYINRMAAVFLADSPMPDQAPGFLRGPIMRTVARSMRPVGPGPVPAGTSLGLLPSAPRPSLPEWAGGSPVVADALGRAVAAVDAAADWVPQPVRERLAGRLAAWDGGPAGLSIPWLQEASAGLTAPQVPVIRLALLTAFAAHRITDADVAAFRAFHPTDRELVELTSWASLTTALCVGGRLAGPRPVPGH, encoded by the coding sequence GTGAGACCTGTTGTCAGGACAGTGCTGCGAGGCGCGTTGAAGCAGGTGCGGTACGTGGAGGCGGTGCCCCCGGGCCGGGCCCGCGGGCTGGTGGCCGCGGTGTACACGCAGGCGGAGAGGGACTTCGGGGTGCTCGCTCCGCCCCTGGCCCTGCACTCCCCCGCCCCGGTGGCACTCGCCGCGGCCTGGCTGATGCTGCGGGAGACCCTGCTGGTCGACGGGGAGGCGAGCCGGGCCGCCAAGGAGGTCACCGCGACCGCCGTCTCCGAGGCCAACACCTGCTCGTACTGCGTCGATGTGCACCGGGCCACCCTGCAGACGCTGGAGCCGGAACCGGCCGAGGCCGAGGCCGCGCTCGCGGCCTGGGCCCGCGCCACGGGCCTGCGCGCCGCGGACGGCCCGCGTGTTCCGGCGGCCTCGGCCGCCGAGGCGGCCGAACTCTGCGGGGTGGCCGTCACCTTCCACTACATCAACCGGATGGCCGCTGTCTTCCTGGCCGACTCCCCGATGCCCGACCAGGCCCCCGGATTCCTCCGCGGACCCATCATGCGTACGGTCGCCCGCTCCATGCGGCCGGTCGGTCCGGGGCCGGTGCCGGCCGGAACCTCGCTGGGCCTGCTGCCCTCCGCACCGCGGCCGTCCCTTCCGGAGTGGGCCGGCGGAAGTCCGGTGGTGGCCGATGCGCTGGGCCGGGCGGTGGCGGCCGTGGACGCTGCGGCGGACTGGGTGCCGCAGCCGGTCCGCGAGCGGCTGGCCGGCCGGCTGGCCGCATGGGACGGGGGCCCGGCGGGTCTGAGCATCCCCTGGCTCCAGGAGGCCTCGGCCGGACTGACGGCGCCACAGGTGCCCGTGATCCGGCTGGCGCTGCTGACCGCCTTCGCCGCCCACCGGATCACCGACGCCGATGTGGCCGCGTTCCGCGCGTTCCATCCCACCGACCGGGAGCTGGTCGAACTCACGTCGTGGGCCTCACTGACCACCGCCCTCTGCGTGGGCGGCAGGCTGGCCGGCCCCCGGCCGGTGCCCGGCCACTGA
- a CDS encoding TIGR03084 family metal-binding protein, whose protein sequence is MNTLNDVLKHLAADIDEIAGIVENLDDEAWQTPTPAAGWTVADQIAHLTFVFNLARTAAAEPQAFQAITAAAAGNFDGAVNAALAQFKAFPPRELVARFRALGQASIDALAAVPAGQVVPWLVNPLPPVVLGCAGIMEVFAHGQDITDALGVRREPTDRLGNIADFAWLTRDFGYESHGLTPPAEPFRFLLTAPSGEVWSVGPEDAAETIQGPAHDFALLVTRRRHRDDLALTATGPAGEQWLSIAQAYRGPAGEGRKPGQFADAGQ, encoded by the coding sequence ATGAACACGCTCAACGACGTTCTCAAGCACCTGGCCGCCGACATCGACGAGATCGCCGGCATCGTGGAGAACCTGGACGACGAGGCATGGCAGACCCCCACCCCCGCTGCGGGCTGGACCGTCGCCGACCAGATCGCCCACCTCACCTTCGTCTTCAACCTGGCCAGGACGGCCGCCGCCGAACCGCAGGCGTTCCAGGCCATCACCGCCGCGGCCGCCGGTAACTTCGACGGAGCGGTCAACGCCGCCCTCGCCCAGTTCAAGGCCTTCCCGCCCCGCGAACTGGTCGCCCGCTTCCGGGCCCTGGGCCAGGCGTCCATCGACGCGCTCGCCGCGGTGCCGGCCGGTCAGGTGGTGCCGTGGCTGGTCAACCCGCTGCCGCCGGTCGTCCTGGGCTGCGCCGGAATCATGGAGGTCTTCGCCCACGGCCAGGACATCACCGACGCCCTCGGAGTCCGCAGGGAGCCCACCGATCGGCTGGGCAACATCGCCGACTTCGCCTGGCTGACCCGCGACTTCGGCTACGAGTCGCACGGTCTCACCCCGCCCGCCGAGCCCTTCCGCTTCCTCCTGACGGCCCCCTCCGGCGAGGTGTGGTCGGTCGGTCCCGAGGACGCGGCCGAGACGATCCAGGGCCCCGCGCACGACTTCGCCCTGCTGGTGACCCGCCGCCGGCACCGCGACGACCTCGCCCTGACCGCGACCGGACCGGCCGGTGAGCAGTGGCTGAGCATCGCGCAGGCCTACCGGGGCCCGGCCGGTGAAGGGCGCAAGCCCGGCCAGTTCGCGGACGCCGGACAGTGA
- a CDS encoding acyl carrier protein, producing the protein MTSDRFAVIAATGAPADTPAARSTEADEPVRPADPVCEVREFLFEAWRDLLGCAGLTEHSDFFARGGDSLLITRLARRVGKRFGVVVTMHDMSRRNLGDQIVLVRTRLSRGPAHRARPVVTTRSIRTFVARQWAELLGCGVPFDHSDFFALGGDSLLGTRLVRRLEKEFGVDVPVRDILGATTLAGQVLLLGGLLAESPRPAHTPRSRAA; encoded by the coding sequence ATGACCAGTGACCGCTTTGCAGTCATCGCCGCCACGGGCGCCCCGGCCGACACCCCGGCAGCCCGGAGCACGGAGGCGGACGAGCCCGTCCGGCCCGCCGATCCGGTGTGCGAGGTCCGGGAGTTCCTCTTCGAGGCGTGGAGGGACCTGCTCGGCTGCGCCGGCCTCACCGAGCACTCCGACTTCTTCGCCCGCGGTGGCGACTCGCTCCTGATCACCCGGCTGGCGCGGCGCGTCGGCAAGCGGTTCGGCGTGGTGGTCACGATGCACGACATGTCGCGCCGCAACCTCGGGGACCAGATCGTCCTCGTCCGCACGAGGCTCTCCCGCGGGCCGGCGCACCGGGCCCGGCCCGTCGTGACCACCCGGAGCATCCGTACCTTCGTCGCCCGGCAGTGGGCCGAACTGCTCGGCTGCGGTGTCCCCTTCGACCACTCGGACTTCTTCGCCCTCGGCGGCGACTCGCTGCTCGGCACCCGCCTGGTGCGGCGTCTGGAGAAGGAGTTCGGCGTCGACGTCCCGGTGCGCGACATCCTGGGCGCCACCACGCTGGCCGGCCAGGTGCTGCTGCTCGGTGGACTGCTCGCCGAGTCCCCGCGCCCCGCCCACACGCCGCGCAGCCGCGCCGCCTAG
- a CDS encoding transcriptional regulator, whose amino-acid sequence MKGTDADQREQDQKSPQFVRINELRPADSPRLNGIDQAHVRRLAAMYASLPPVLVHRPTMRVVDGMHRIGAAELKGLDAVEVRFYEGAEDQIFLQSVSANITNGLPLSVADRKTAAARILTSHPSLSDRAVAAHVGLDAKTVAGVRVCSAAGSPLLNIRTGVDGRAHPLDRTAERMHAASLLASNPDLPLRTVVERTGLSLGTAHDVRKRLLRGDNPVPRSRQSTGAAAPATEPAAAPDDSPAAAAPEPVRPAPAGTQPPVSPRSRAPLDTLRKLANDPSLRHSDNGREFVRWLHSRFIVDEAWRKRAEAVPAHSVDAVADLAHHCSEVWQRFADDLAKRRHAPGTQIAEIRTTQPTRR is encoded by the coding sequence GTGAAAGGCACGGACGCTGACCAGCGTGAACAGGATCAAAAATCCCCGCAGTTCGTGCGGATCAATGAACTCCGCCCTGCCGACTCACCTCGTCTGAACGGCATCGACCAGGCGCACGTACGCCGGCTCGCCGCGATGTACGCCTCGCTCCCGCCCGTGCTGGTGCACCGGCCCACCATGCGTGTGGTCGACGGCATGCACCGCATCGGTGCCGCCGAGCTGAAGGGCCTGGACGCGGTCGAGGTCCGCTTCTACGAGGGCGCCGAGGACCAGATCTTCCTGCAGTCCGTGTCGGCGAACATCACCAACGGCCTGCCCCTGTCGGTGGCCGACCGCAAGACGGCCGCCGCCCGCATCCTGACCTCCCACCCGAGCCTCTCCGACCGCGCCGTCGCCGCCCATGTGGGGCTGGACGCCAAGACCGTGGCGGGCGTCCGCGTCTGTTCAGCCGCGGGTTCTCCGCTCCTGAACATACGTACGGGAGTCGACGGCCGCGCCCATCCCCTGGACCGCACCGCCGAACGGATGCACGCCGCCTCGCTGCTGGCCAGCAACCCCGACCTGCCGCTGCGCACCGTCGTCGAACGCACCGGGCTCTCGCTCGGCACCGCCCACGACGTCCGCAAGCGGCTGCTGCGCGGCGACAACCCCGTTCCGCGCAGCCGGCAGTCCACCGGCGCGGCCGCGCCGGCGACCGAGCCCGCGGCCGCGCCGGACGACTCCCCGGCAGCCGCCGCCCCGGAACCCGTACGGCCCGCTCCCGCCGGCACCCAGCCCCCGGTCTCCCCCCGGTCCCGCGCGCCGCTGGACACCCTGCGCAAGCTCGCCAACGACCCGTCCCTGCGCCACTCCGACAACGGCCGCGAGTTCGTCCGGTGGCTGCACAGCCGCTTCATCGTCGACGAGGCCTGGAGGAAGCGGGCGGAGGCGGTACCCGCCCACTCCGTCGACGCCGTCGCCGATCTCGCCCACCACTGCTCCGAGGTCTGGCAGCGCTTCGCCGACGACCTGGCCAAGCGCCGGCACGCCCCGGGAACGCAGATCGCGGAAATCCGTACGACTCAGCCAACTCGACGTTGA
- a CDS encoding 4'-phosphopantetheinyl transferase superfamily protein: MVPRLLVPGAALGPVRPPGGACQLWLADANVRPGAVDDLARQILDDTEHDRAAELHRPLDRRCYVTAHVALRVLLGAHLGIAAHRVRFRREPCPCCGEPHGRPAAEDLRVPLHFSLSHSGDLALLAFADAPVGVDVQTTGSVEAADEIRGVLHPREEAELAACEERVRPDAFARVWVRKEAYLKGLGTGLARSPSLDYVGTGPTAAALPGWRVEDVAVPLGYAAAAAVAAGGPLSG; this comes from the coding sequence TTGGTTCCCCGGCTGTTGGTTCCCGGCGCCGCGCTCGGCCCGGTGCGCCCGCCCGGGGGCGCCTGCCAACTGTGGCTCGCCGACGCGAACGTACGGCCCGGGGCGGTCGACGACCTCGCCCGGCAGATTCTGGACGATACGGAACACGACCGTGCGGCCGAGCTGCACCGCCCCCTGGACCGGCGGTGCTACGTCACCGCCCATGTCGCCCTCCGGGTCCTGCTCGGTGCCCATCTGGGCATCGCGGCGCACCGGGTGCGCTTCCGCCGCGAGCCCTGCCCCTGCTGCGGCGAGCCGCACGGCAGGCCCGCGGCCGAGGACCTCCGGGTGCCGCTGCACTTCTCGCTGTCGCACAGCGGTGATCTGGCGCTCCTCGCCTTCGCCGACGCACCGGTGGGCGTGGACGTGCAGACCACGGGTTCGGTGGAGGCCGCCGACGAGATCAGGGGGGTGCTGCATCCGCGGGAGGAGGCGGAACTGGCGGCCTGTGAGGAGCGTGTGCGCCCGGACGCGTTCGCCCGTGTCTGGGTACGGAAGGAGGCCTACCTCAAGGGTCTCGGTACGGGCCTGGCCCGGAGTCCCTCGCTGGACTATGTGGGCACCGGGCCGACGGCCGCCGCACTGCCCGGCTGGCGGGTGGAGGATGTCGCGGTGCCCCTGGGGTACGCGGCCGCGGCGGCGGTCGCGGCCGGGGGACCGCTGTCCGGCTGA
- a CDS encoding helix-turn-helix domain-containing protein, which yields MLEQPSFGRRLRQLRTERGLSQAVVAGDGMSTGYLSRLESGARQPTERAVAHLAGQLGISAAEFEESRATSLAQILSLATSLESDETSELLAEALESSHGQEPMLRWQALWLLGQWKRRHGDQEAERAYLDQLVVLSEEIGLAELRSRALTQFARCLRVSGEITPAVDAAATAYRLARDNSLSTQDVAATLLVLVSVEAEAGRMPDARRHADELTALVEGRSDTLWAESLWTAGALKVREGEFDAAESLFQRALDGFDSRENLTIWLRLRVAMAELQLQRFPPDLDAAQRCIEAAEAALPFARTPALEQSLTALRARLAFHEGRPADARALLDRLGRTDLRLPYQTRIRLEVLGNQLRILGGEEDEGLAGLQQLALQAQENANIDLAAEIWRLAAECLMEARGKKQGVAAG from the coding sequence GTGCTGGAGCAGCCATCCTTCGGCCGCCGACTGAGGCAGCTGAGGACCGAACGCGGCCTGTCGCAGGCCGTCGTCGCCGGGGACGGTATGTCGACCGGCTATCTCTCCCGTCTGGAATCGGGCGCACGCCAGCCCACCGAACGCGCCGTGGCGCACCTGGCGGGCCAGCTGGGCATCAGCGCCGCCGAGTTCGAGGAGTCCAGAGCCACCTCACTCGCACAGATACTCTCCCTCGCCACCTCGCTCGAATCCGATGAGACCAGCGAGCTGCTGGCCGAGGCACTGGAGTCGTCGCACGGTCAGGAGCCGATGCTCCGCTGGCAGGCCCTGTGGCTGCTGGGCCAGTGGAAGCGACGGCACGGCGACCAGGAAGCCGAGCGCGCCTACCTCGACCAGCTCGTCGTGCTCAGCGAGGAGATCGGCCTGGCCGAGCTGCGCTCGCGTGCCCTGACACAGTTCGCCAGGTGCCTGCGCGTCTCCGGCGAGATCACCCCGGCGGTCGACGCCGCGGCGACGGCGTACCGGCTGGCCCGGGACAACAGCCTCTCCACCCAGGACGTGGCGGCCACACTGCTGGTCCTGGTGTCCGTGGAGGCGGAGGCCGGACGGATGCCGGACGCCCGCCGGCACGCGGACGAGCTGACCGCCCTGGTCGAAGGGCGTTCCGACACCCTGTGGGCCGAGTCCCTGTGGACGGCGGGCGCCCTGAAGGTGCGGGAGGGCGAGTTCGACGCGGCCGAGTCCCTGTTCCAGCGCGCTCTGGACGGCTTCGACAGCCGCGAGAACCTCACCATCTGGCTGCGGCTGCGGGTGGCCATGGCGGAGCTCCAGCTGCAGAGGTTCCCGCCCGACCTCGATGCCGCCCAGCGCTGCATCGAGGCCGCCGAGGCCGCTCTGCCCTTCGCCCGTACGCCCGCACTGGAGCAGTCCCTGACCGCCCTGCGCGCCCGTCTGGCCTTCCACGAGGGCCGGCCGGCGGACGCCCGCGCCCTGCTGGACCGGCTCGGCCGGACCGATCTGCGCCTGCCGTACCAGACGCGGATACGCCTGGAAGTGCTCGGCAATCAGCTGCGCATTCTCGGCGGCGAGGAGGACGAGGGCCTGGCCGGCCTGCAGCAACTGGCCCTGCAGGCACAGGAGAACGCCAACATCGATCTCGCCGCCGAAATCTGGCGGCTGGCCGCGGAGTGCCTGATGGAGGCGCGGGGCAAGAAGCAGGGCGTCGCAGCGGGCTGA
- a CDS encoding proline dehydrogenase family protein: MTDELSQRALLEAASEGLRKLAADSLVRTAPTGPGSVLQDILAPAARRYVPAPDRAGFLERADRLRTKGYLLSAEYTTDRPYPDDPAEVERTVAEYLALLAHEPVPERLGFDLAQVGLARSARLATRNTGRIVTAAASRGSEVVLSMGPAPGVDTVLDAYRELRASHTNLGITLQAHLHRTPHDAAELARPGCTIRLVKGASPEPGHIALPRGPALDDRYLDLAQLLLERGVRLSLATQDPALLASARQRGLLRRTVEIEMLHGVQPALLRRFRQDGLVCRIHAPYGTGWWPHLLQRLAEHPPMVLRALADIGTDGAAPAENSY; this comes from the coding sequence ATGACCGACGAACTCTCCCAGCGGGCCCTGCTGGAGGCCGCGTCCGAGGGGCTGCGCAAGCTCGCCGCCGACTCCCTCGTCCGCACCGCCCCGACCGGGCCCGGCTCCGTCCTCCAGGACATCCTGGCCCCCGCCGCGCGGCGCTACGTGCCCGCGCCGGACCGGGCCGGATTCCTCGAACGCGCCGACCGGCTGCGGACCAAGGGCTATCTGCTGAGCGCCGAGTACACCACCGACCGCCCGTACCCGGACGATCCCGCGGAGGTCGAGCGGACCGTCGCGGAGTACCTCGCCCTGCTCGCCCACGAACCGGTGCCGGAGCGGCTCGGCTTCGACCTGGCCCAGGTCGGCCTGGCCCGGTCGGCCCGCCTGGCCACGCGGAACACCGGCCGGATCGTGACGGCCGCGGCCAGCCGCGGAAGCGAGGTCGTCCTGAGCATGGGGCCCGCCCCCGGCGTCGATACCGTGCTCGACGCCTACCGCGAGCTCCGCGCCAGCCACACGAACCTCGGCATCACCCTCCAGGCCCATCTGCACCGCACCCCGCACGACGCGGCGGAACTGGCCCGGCCCGGCTGCACGATCCGGCTGGTCAAGGGCGCCTCACCGGAACCCGGCCATATCGCCCTGCCGCGCGGCCCGGCGCTGGACGACCGATACCTGGATCTCGCCCAACTGCTCCTGGAGCGCGGGGTCCGGCTCAGTCTGGCCACCCAGGACCCCGCGCTGCTCGCCTCGGCGCGGCAACGAGGACTGCTGCGGCGGACCGTCGAGATCGAGATGCTCCACGGCGTGCAGCCGGCCCTGCTGCGCCGCTTCCGGCAGGACGGGCTGGTGTGCCGCATCCACGCCCCCTACGGCACCGGCTGGTGGCCGCATCTGCTGCAACGGCTGGCCGAGCACCCGCCGATGGTGCTGCGGGCACTGGCCGACATCGGAACGGACGGCGCCGCCCCCGCCGAGAACAGCTACTGA